In a single window of the Metopolophium dirhodum isolate CAU chromosome 2, ASM1992520v1, whole genome shotgun sequence genome:
- the LOC132938309 gene encoding glutamine synthetase-like isoform X1, which produces MNAFSSSAMPGNGLLETSPNYVINKAVAARFQQLPQPKDKVQVMYVWIDGTGQDLRAKSRTLDFIPTKPEELPVWNYDGSSTYQSQGENSDTFLYPVAIFNDPFRLAPNKLVMCETYKHDHTPTGTNHRKAALEAMTKAADQKPWFGIEQEYTLLDTDGKPFGWPKTGFPGPQGPYYCGVGADKVYGRDIVEAHYRACLYAGINISGENAEVMPAQWEFQVGPCEGISIGDHLWMARFLLHRIAEEFGIVVTLDPKPVPGDWNGAGAHCNFSTQTMRENNGIIEIEKAIDKLSKQHMRHIKAYDPNEGKDNERRLTGRHETSSIHDFSAGVANRGASIRIPRGCAEEKKGYLEDRRPASNCDPYRVTEVIVRTVCLNE; this is translated from the exons ATGAATGCATTTTCCAGTTCAGCCATGCCGGGAAACGGATTATTGGAAACTTCTCCCAACTATGTTATCAACAAAGCTGTTGCGGCTAGATTTCAACAGCTGCCCCAACCAAAGGATAAGGTACAAGTCATGTACGTATGGATTGACGGGACTGGACAAGATCTTAGAGCCAAGTCTAGAACACTAGACTTTATTCCTACAAAACCCGAAG AACTCCCTGTGTGGAATTACGATGGAAGCTCTACGTACCAATCGCAAGGAGAAAACTCGGATACATTTTTGTATCCAGTGGCCATTTTTAACGACCCGTTCAGGTTGGCACCAAACAAACTTGTCATGTGCGAAACATACAAACACGATCACACTCCAActg gTACAAATCACCGTAAAGCCGCTTTGGAAGCCATGACTAAAGCTGCCGACCAAAAACCGTGGTTTGGCATCGAACAAGAATACACGTTACTCGACACTGACGGCAAACCGTTCGGATGGCCAAAGACTGGATTCCCGGGTCCCCAG GGCCCGTACTATTGTGGTGTTGGCGCTGATAAAGTGTACGGACGTGACATTGTCGAGGCTCATTATCGTGCATGTCTGTATGCCGGAATCAACATATCTGGAGAGAATGCCGAAGTTATGCCAGctcag tGGGAATTCCAAGTTGGACCATGTGAAGGTATTAGCATTGGTGATCATTTATGGATGGCTCGTTTCTTACTGCACCGTATTGCTGAAGAGTTTGGCATTGTGGTAACACTTGACCCAAAACCAGTACCAGGAGATTGGAATGGTGCAGGTGCACATTGTAATTTCTCAACTCAAACTATGAGAGAAAACAATggaataat tgAAATCGAAAAGGCTATTGACAAATTGTCCAAACAACATATGAGACATATTAAGGCGTACGATCCCAACGAAGGCAAAGACAACGAGCGTCGTTTGACCGGAAGACACGAAACTTCTTCCATTCACGATTTCTCGGCTG GCGTGGCTAACCGTGGTGCCAGTATTCGTATTCCTCGTGGTTGTGCTGAAGAGAAGAAGGGTTACTTAGAAGATCGTAGACCAGCGTCCAACTGCGACCCATACAGAGTGACCGAAGTCATTGTACGCACCGTGTGCCTAAatgaataa
- the LOC132938309 gene encoding glutamine synthetase-like isoform X2, whose amino-acid sequence MPGNGLLETSPNYVINKAVAARFQQLPQPKDKVQVMYVWIDGTGQDLRAKSRTLDFIPTKPEELPVWNYDGSSTYQSQGENSDTFLYPVAIFNDPFRLAPNKLVMCETYKHDHTPTGTNHRKAALEAMTKAADQKPWFGIEQEYTLLDTDGKPFGWPKTGFPGPQGPYYCGVGADKVYGRDIVEAHYRACLYAGINISGENAEVMPAQWEFQVGPCEGISIGDHLWMARFLLHRIAEEFGIVVTLDPKPVPGDWNGAGAHCNFSTQTMRENNGIIEIEKAIDKLSKQHMRHIKAYDPNEGKDNERRLTGRHETSSIHDFSAGVANRGASIRIPRGCAEEKKGYLEDRRPASNCDPYRVTEVIVRTVCLNE is encoded by the exons ATGCCGGGAAACGGATTATTGGAAACTTCTCCCAACTATGTTATCAACAAAGCTGTTGCGGCTAGATTTCAACAGCTGCCCCAACCAAAGGATAAGGTACAAGTCATGTACGTATGGATTGACGGGACTGGACAAGATCTTAGAGCCAAGTCTAGAACACTAGACTTTATTCCTACAAAACCCGAAG AACTCCCTGTGTGGAATTACGATGGAAGCTCTACGTACCAATCGCAAGGAGAAAACTCGGATACATTTTTGTATCCAGTGGCCATTTTTAACGACCCGTTCAGGTTGGCACCAAACAAACTTGTCATGTGCGAAACATACAAACACGATCACACTCCAActg gTACAAATCACCGTAAAGCCGCTTTGGAAGCCATGACTAAAGCTGCCGACCAAAAACCGTGGTTTGGCATCGAACAAGAATACACGTTACTCGACACTGACGGCAAACCGTTCGGATGGCCAAAGACTGGATTCCCGGGTCCCCAG GGCCCGTACTATTGTGGTGTTGGCGCTGATAAAGTGTACGGACGTGACATTGTCGAGGCTCATTATCGTGCATGTCTGTATGCCGGAATCAACATATCTGGAGAGAATGCCGAAGTTATGCCAGctcag tGGGAATTCCAAGTTGGACCATGTGAAGGTATTAGCATTGGTGATCATTTATGGATGGCTCGTTTCTTACTGCACCGTATTGCTGAAGAGTTTGGCATTGTGGTAACACTTGACCCAAAACCAGTACCAGGAGATTGGAATGGTGCAGGTGCACATTGTAATTTCTCAACTCAAACTATGAGAGAAAACAATggaataat tgAAATCGAAAAGGCTATTGACAAATTGTCCAAACAACATATGAGACATATTAAGGCGTACGATCCCAACGAAGGCAAAGACAACGAGCGTCGTTTGACCGGAAGACACGAAACTTCTTCCATTCACGATTTCTCGGCTG GCGTGGCTAACCGTGGTGCCAGTATTCGTATTCCTCGTGGTTGTGCTGAAGAGAAGAAGGGTTACTTAGAAGATCGTAGACCAGCGTCCAACTGCGACCCATACAGAGTGACCGAAGTCATTGTACGCACCGTGTGCCTAAatgaataa
- the LOC132939402 gene encoding serine/threonine-protein phosphatase 6 regulatory subunit 3 isoform X2 translates to MYWKNNPASNWDSIFDRENLCLNDLMREQNLLEELKGQNKKLIDFLTKPDIALELVRLVTQEPQENENPENRFVLPNLACEILTSDIQPMYNVLSHEEDIWKCFFSFLEDNEPPLNSLMASYFSRTLCSLILKTGSQDWYTYQFNCLKALEKVADKGNFIDLLLKHLDTSAIMDLIIKISTLLEGPPLRSNIFTLFEKEQLIFKLVDTLDSKNLPVRQLNAAEIICAIEVASELHPLEQNPLVISIESPETINTVLVKMFGQNEKTESTLLGGISILQTLLMATKFKGEDSNEVYNKKQSLAEILYITILPFLEHIHNVLLIPPKIESLECMGNVIEKPFGNVRLQIVRLISSLLSMHNQQINERFAQLNTIKVLLDCFFYYDLNNFLHTQVVQCFHEVMCCNHSIAENSTFIAHVIKDCQLIESILDKEKSIQPGKKRKGYIGHLATIAKNLHNTEAFYSDHFRGIIVNTLDSDIVSRWDSFTSTTLEDNEERISTCLGGIHPREEKALDDRKEMEEDEAIYGRPETEFNINDNQLGVSRVDINFDEDDDDDDDDDDKDSMEMQAEMFNRMCSVRSSEMIIDDEPECKDTNDDQPGALGIFNNQLWKDSGSDSSKRDYGVNIFNSSYDKSENLVSKDCNLYWSQETSDWETFRSQLKAKPSSEMKIDNNSINISGAFSSSPWGENVTEPTPKLETGWANFDSSFGEPLVANGDPVIDHELFKDITPPLVLPENATMSIDNLIPSHLEDQETNGDPVIDHELFQDIAPSFVLPENASMSIDNLIHSHLEDQEMTDKINDDLLASNTSLSDQLPNDVPLAGSSPKSSVKDLPIVPIIPTTSDTSLVANSHDVNSVDS, encoded by the exons ATGTATTGGAAAAATAATCCAGCATCCAATTGGGACTCAATTTTTGATAGagag aATTTGTGCCTCAACGATCTCATGAGAGAACAAAATCTCTTGGAAGAGCTTAAGGGTCAGAACAAAAAACTCATAGACTT ctTAACAAAGCCTGATATTGCATTGGAATTGGTGCGTTTAGTTACACAAGAACCTCAAGAAAATGAAAACCCAGAAAATCGCTTTGTTTTACCAAACTTAGCTTGTGAAATATTAACTAGCGATATTCAACCTATGTATAATGTTCTTTCTCATGAAGAAGACATttggaaatgtttttttagttttctagaAGATAATGAACCTCCACTTAATTCATTAATGGCATCATATTTTAGCCGAACTTTATGTagccttatattaaaaacaGGAAGTCAA gatTGGTATACATATCAGTTTAACTGTCTCAAGGCACTTGAGAAAGTTGCAGATAAAGGAAATTTTATAGATTTGTTACTAAAACATCTCGATACATCTGCCATAATGGAtctcattataaaaatatcaacactTTTAGAAGGACCTCCTTTAAGAAGTAACATATTCACA ttatttgaaAAAGAACAACTAATTTTCAAGTTAGTAGATACATTGGATTCAAAAAATCTTCCTGTTAGACAATTGAATGCAGCAGAAATAATTTGTGCTATTGAAGTTGCGTCTGAATTACATCCTCTTGAACAAAATCCACTTGTTATTTCAATTGAATC acCAGAGACTATAAATACAGTGTTAGTGAAAATGTTTGGCCAAAATGAGAAGACTGAGAGCACATTATTGGGCGGCATATCGATACTGCAAACTTTGTTAATGGCAACTAAATTCAA AGGTGAAGATTCTAATGAAGTATATAACAAAAAGCAATCGTTGGCCGAGATtttgtatattacaattttaccatttttagaACATATTCACAATGTTTTGTTGATTCCTCCTaag atcgAAAGTTTAGAATGTATGGgaaatgtaattgaaaaacCTTTTGGTAATGTACGTTTGCAAATTGTGAGGTTGATAAGTTCATTACTAAGCATGCATAATCAACAAATAAATGAACGATTTGCTCaacttaatacaataaaagttcttcta GATTGTTTCTTTTAttacgatttaaataattttctacatACTCAAGTAGTTCAATGCTTTCATGAAGTTATGTGTTGTAACCATTCAATTGCCGAAAACAGTACATTTATAGCTCAT gttatCAAAGATTGTCAATTAATTGAATCTATTCTTGATAAGGAGAAAAG TATTCAGCCAGGAAAGAAAAGAAAAGGATACATTGGTCACTTAGCAACAATTGCTAAAAACTTACATAACACTGAAGCTTTTTACTCTGATCATTTCCGTggaataattgtaaatacattagataGTGATATTGTTAGTCGGTGGGATTCTTTTACATCTACCACATTAGAAGATAATGAAGAAAGAATTTCTACTTGTTTG gGAGGGATTCATCCTCGAGAAGAAAAAGCATTAGATGATAGAAAAGAAATGGAAGAAGATGAAGCTATTTATGGGCGACCTGAAacagaatttaatattaatgacaatCAGCTTGGGGTATCTAGAGTTGATATAAACTTTGATgaagacgacgacgatgatgatgatgatgatgataa agattCAATGGAAATGCAAGCTGAAATGTTTAATCGTATGTGTTCAGTAAGGTCATCAGAAATGATCATTGATGATGAACCCGAATGCAAAGATACAAATGACGATCAACCTGGTGCTCTAggcatatttaataatcaacTTTGGAAGGATTCTGGTTCAGATTCATCTAAAAGGGATTATggtgttaacatttttaacagcTCTTATGACAAATCAGAAAATTTAGTGTCTAaagattgtaattt gtattgGTCCCAAGAAACCTCTGATTGGGAAACTTTTAGGTCTCAATTAAAAGCAAAACCATCAAGTGAgatgaaaattgataataattctattaata TTTCAGGTGCTTTTTCTTCAAGCCCTTGGGGAGAAAATGTTACAGAACCTACACCTAAATTAGAAACTGGTTGGGCTAATTTTGATTCAAGTTTTGGTGAGCCATTGGTGGCTAATGGTGATCCAGTAATTGATCATGAATTGTTTAAAGATATTACTCCACCACTTGTGTTGCCTGAAAATGCAACAATGTCAATAGACAATTTGATAC CCTCACATTTGGAAGATCAAGAGACTAATGGTGATCCAGTAATTGATCATGAATTGTTTCAAGATATTGCTCCATCATTTGTGTTACCTGAAAATGCATCAATGTCAATAGACAATTTGATAC ACTCACATTTGGAAGATCAAGAGATGactgataaaataaatgatgattTACTTGCATCAAATACATCTTTATCTGATCAATTACCCAATGATGTACCATTGGCGGGTAGTTCTCCAAAATCGAGTGTAAAGGATTTGCCTATTGTACCAATTATACCAACCACTTCAGATACGTCTTTAGTTGCAAATTCACATGATGTGAATTCTGTAGATAG ttga
- the LOC132939402 gene encoding serine/threonine-protein phosphatase 6 regulatory subunit 3 isoform X3, with the protein MYWKNNPASNWDSIFDRENLCLNDLMREQNLLEELKGQNKKLIDFLTKPDIALELVRLVTQEPQENENPENRFVLPNLACEILTSDIQPMYNVLSHEEDIWKCFFSFLEDNEPPLNSLMASYFSRTLCSLILKTGSQDWYTYQFNCLKALEKVADKGNFIDLLLKHLDTSAIMDLIIKISTLLEGPPLRSNIFTLFEKEQLIFKLVDTLDSKNLPVRQLNAAEIICAIEVASELHPLEQNPLVISIESPETINTVLVKMFGQNEKTESTLLGGISILQTLLMATKFKGEDSNEVYNKKQSLAEILYITILPFLEHIHNVLLIPPKIESLECMGNVIEKPFGNVRLQIVRLISSLLSMHNQQINERFAQLNTIKVLLDCFFYYDLNNFLHTQVVQCFHEVMCCNHSIAENSTFIAHVIKDCQLIESILDKEKSIQPGKKRKGYIGHLATIAKNLHNTEAFYSDHFRGIIVNTLDSDIVSRWDSFTSTTLEDNEERISTCLGGIHPREEKALDDRKEMEEDEAIYGRPETEFNINDNQLGVSRVDINFDEDDDDDDDDDDKDSMEMQAEMFNRMCSVRSSEMIIDDEPECKDTNDDQPGALGIFNNQLWKDSGSDSSKRDYGVNIFNSSYDKSENLVSKDCNLYWSQETSDWETFRSQLKAKPSSEMKIDNNSINISGAFSSSPWGENVTEPTPKLETGWANFDSSFGEPLVANGDPVIDHELFKDITPPLVLPENATMSIDNLIHSHLEDQEMTDKINDDLLASNTSLSDQLPNDVPLAGSSPKSSVKDLPIVPIIPTTSDTSLVANSHDVNSVDR; encoded by the exons ATGTATTGGAAAAATAATCCAGCATCCAATTGGGACTCAATTTTTGATAGagag aATTTGTGCCTCAACGATCTCATGAGAGAACAAAATCTCTTGGAAGAGCTTAAGGGTCAGAACAAAAAACTCATAGACTT ctTAACAAAGCCTGATATTGCATTGGAATTGGTGCGTTTAGTTACACAAGAACCTCAAGAAAATGAAAACCCAGAAAATCGCTTTGTTTTACCAAACTTAGCTTGTGAAATATTAACTAGCGATATTCAACCTATGTATAATGTTCTTTCTCATGAAGAAGACATttggaaatgtttttttagttttctagaAGATAATGAACCTCCACTTAATTCATTAATGGCATCATATTTTAGCCGAACTTTATGTagccttatattaaaaacaGGAAGTCAA gatTGGTATACATATCAGTTTAACTGTCTCAAGGCACTTGAGAAAGTTGCAGATAAAGGAAATTTTATAGATTTGTTACTAAAACATCTCGATACATCTGCCATAATGGAtctcattataaaaatatcaacactTTTAGAAGGACCTCCTTTAAGAAGTAACATATTCACA ttatttgaaAAAGAACAACTAATTTTCAAGTTAGTAGATACATTGGATTCAAAAAATCTTCCTGTTAGACAATTGAATGCAGCAGAAATAATTTGTGCTATTGAAGTTGCGTCTGAATTACATCCTCTTGAACAAAATCCACTTGTTATTTCAATTGAATC acCAGAGACTATAAATACAGTGTTAGTGAAAATGTTTGGCCAAAATGAGAAGACTGAGAGCACATTATTGGGCGGCATATCGATACTGCAAACTTTGTTAATGGCAACTAAATTCAA AGGTGAAGATTCTAATGAAGTATATAACAAAAAGCAATCGTTGGCCGAGATtttgtatattacaattttaccatttttagaACATATTCACAATGTTTTGTTGATTCCTCCTaag atcgAAAGTTTAGAATGTATGGgaaatgtaattgaaaaacCTTTTGGTAATGTACGTTTGCAAATTGTGAGGTTGATAAGTTCATTACTAAGCATGCATAATCAACAAATAAATGAACGATTTGCTCaacttaatacaataaaagttcttcta GATTGTTTCTTTTAttacgatttaaataattttctacatACTCAAGTAGTTCAATGCTTTCATGAAGTTATGTGTTGTAACCATTCAATTGCCGAAAACAGTACATTTATAGCTCAT gttatCAAAGATTGTCAATTAATTGAATCTATTCTTGATAAGGAGAAAAG TATTCAGCCAGGAAAGAAAAGAAAAGGATACATTGGTCACTTAGCAACAATTGCTAAAAACTTACATAACACTGAAGCTTTTTACTCTGATCATTTCCGTggaataattgtaaatacattagataGTGATATTGTTAGTCGGTGGGATTCTTTTACATCTACCACATTAGAAGATAATGAAGAAAGAATTTCTACTTGTTTG gGAGGGATTCATCCTCGAGAAGAAAAAGCATTAGATGATAGAAAAGAAATGGAAGAAGATGAAGCTATTTATGGGCGACCTGAAacagaatttaatattaatgacaatCAGCTTGGGGTATCTAGAGTTGATATAAACTTTGATgaagacgacgacgatgatgatgatgatgatgataa agattCAATGGAAATGCAAGCTGAAATGTTTAATCGTATGTGTTCAGTAAGGTCATCAGAAATGATCATTGATGATGAACCCGAATGCAAAGATACAAATGACGATCAACCTGGTGCTCTAggcatatttaataatcaacTTTGGAAGGATTCTGGTTCAGATTCATCTAAAAGGGATTATggtgttaacatttttaacagcTCTTATGACAAATCAGAAAATTTAGTGTCTAaagattgtaattt gtattgGTCCCAAGAAACCTCTGATTGGGAAACTTTTAGGTCTCAATTAAAAGCAAAACCATCAAGTGAgatgaaaattgataataattctattaata TTTCAGGTGCTTTTTCTTCAAGCCCTTGGGGAGAAAATGTTACAGAACCTACACCTAAATTAGAAACTGGTTGGGCTAATTTTGATTCAAGTTTTGGTGAGCCATTGGTGGCTAATGGTGATCCAGTAATTGATCATGAATTGTTTAAAGATATTACTCCACCACTTGTGTTGCCTGAAAATGCAACAATGTCAATAGACAATTTGATAC ACTCACATTTGGAAGATCAAGAGATGactgataaaataaatgatgattTACTTGCATCAAATACATCTTTATCTGATCAATTACCCAATGATGTACCATTGGCGGGTAGTTCTCCAAAATCGAGTGTAAAGGATTTGCCTATTGTACCAATTATACCAACCACTTCAGATACGTCTTTAGTTGCAAATTCACATGATGTGAATTCTGTAGATAGGTAA
- the LOC132939402 gene encoding serine/threonine-protein phosphatase 6 regulatory subunit 3 isoform X1 has translation MYWKNNPASNWDSIFDRENLCLNDLMREQNLLEELKGQNKKLIDFLTKPDIALELVRLVTQEPQENENPENRFVLPNLACEILTSDIQPMYNVLSHEEDIWKCFFSFLEDNEPPLNSLMASYFSRTLCSLILKTGSQDWYTYQFNCLKALEKVADKGNFIDLLLKHLDTSAIMDLIIKISTLLEGPPLRSNIFTLFEKEQLIFKLVDTLDSKNLPVRQLNAAEIICAIEVASELHPLEQNPLVISIESPETINTVLVKMFGQNEKTESTLLGGISILQTLLMATKFKGEDSNEVYNKKQSLAEILYITILPFLEHIHNVLLIPPKIESLECMGNVIEKPFGNVRLQIVRLISSLLSMHNQQINERFAQLNTIKVLLDCFFYYDLNNFLHTQVVQCFHEVMCCNHSIAENSTFIAHVIKDCQLIESILDKEKSIQPGKKRKGYIGHLATIAKNLHNTEAFYSDHFRGIIVNTLDSDIVSRWDSFTSTTLEDNEERISTCLGGIHPREEKALDDRKEMEEDEAIYGRPETEFNINDNQLGVSRVDINFDEDDDDDDDDDDKDSMEMQAEMFNRMCSVRSSEMIIDDEPECKDTNDDQPGALGIFNNQLWKDSGSDSSKRDYGVNIFNSSYDKSENLVSKDCNLYWSQETSDWETFRSQLKAKPSSEMKIDNNSINISGAFSSSPWGENVTEPTPKLETGWANFDSSFGEPLVANGDPVIDHELFKDITPPLVLPENATMSIDNLIPSHLEDQETNGDPVIDHELFQDIAPSFVLPENASMSIDNLIHSHLEDQEMTDKINDDLLASNTSLSDQLPNDVPLAGSSPKSSVKDLPIVPIIPTTSDTSLVANSHDVNSVDR, from the exons ATGTATTGGAAAAATAATCCAGCATCCAATTGGGACTCAATTTTTGATAGagag aATTTGTGCCTCAACGATCTCATGAGAGAACAAAATCTCTTGGAAGAGCTTAAGGGTCAGAACAAAAAACTCATAGACTT ctTAACAAAGCCTGATATTGCATTGGAATTGGTGCGTTTAGTTACACAAGAACCTCAAGAAAATGAAAACCCAGAAAATCGCTTTGTTTTACCAAACTTAGCTTGTGAAATATTAACTAGCGATATTCAACCTATGTATAATGTTCTTTCTCATGAAGAAGACATttggaaatgtttttttagttttctagaAGATAATGAACCTCCACTTAATTCATTAATGGCATCATATTTTAGCCGAACTTTATGTagccttatattaaaaacaGGAAGTCAA gatTGGTATACATATCAGTTTAACTGTCTCAAGGCACTTGAGAAAGTTGCAGATAAAGGAAATTTTATAGATTTGTTACTAAAACATCTCGATACATCTGCCATAATGGAtctcattataaaaatatcaacactTTTAGAAGGACCTCCTTTAAGAAGTAACATATTCACA ttatttgaaAAAGAACAACTAATTTTCAAGTTAGTAGATACATTGGATTCAAAAAATCTTCCTGTTAGACAATTGAATGCAGCAGAAATAATTTGTGCTATTGAAGTTGCGTCTGAATTACATCCTCTTGAACAAAATCCACTTGTTATTTCAATTGAATC acCAGAGACTATAAATACAGTGTTAGTGAAAATGTTTGGCCAAAATGAGAAGACTGAGAGCACATTATTGGGCGGCATATCGATACTGCAAACTTTGTTAATGGCAACTAAATTCAA AGGTGAAGATTCTAATGAAGTATATAACAAAAAGCAATCGTTGGCCGAGATtttgtatattacaattttaccatttttagaACATATTCACAATGTTTTGTTGATTCCTCCTaag atcgAAAGTTTAGAATGTATGGgaaatgtaattgaaaaacCTTTTGGTAATGTACGTTTGCAAATTGTGAGGTTGATAAGTTCATTACTAAGCATGCATAATCAACAAATAAATGAACGATTTGCTCaacttaatacaataaaagttcttcta GATTGTTTCTTTTAttacgatttaaataattttctacatACTCAAGTAGTTCAATGCTTTCATGAAGTTATGTGTTGTAACCATTCAATTGCCGAAAACAGTACATTTATAGCTCAT gttatCAAAGATTGTCAATTAATTGAATCTATTCTTGATAAGGAGAAAAG TATTCAGCCAGGAAAGAAAAGAAAAGGATACATTGGTCACTTAGCAACAATTGCTAAAAACTTACATAACACTGAAGCTTTTTACTCTGATCATTTCCGTggaataattgtaaatacattagataGTGATATTGTTAGTCGGTGGGATTCTTTTACATCTACCACATTAGAAGATAATGAAGAAAGAATTTCTACTTGTTTG gGAGGGATTCATCCTCGAGAAGAAAAAGCATTAGATGATAGAAAAGAAATGGAAGAAGATGAAGCTATTTATGGGCGACCTGAAacagaatttaatattaatgacaatCAGCTTGGGGTATCTAGAGTTGATATAAACTTTGATgaagacgacgacgatgatgatgatgatgatgataa agattCAATGGAAATGCAAGCTGAAATGTTTAATCGTATGTGTTCAGTAAGGTCATCAGAAATGATCATTGATGATGAACCCGAATGCAAAGATACAAATGACGATCAACCTGGTGCTCTAggcatatttaataatcaacTTTGGAAGGATTCTGGTTCAGATTCATCTAAAAGGGATTATggtgttaacatttttaacagcTCTTATGACAAATCAGAAAATTTAGTGTCTAaagattgtaattt gtattgGTCCCAAGAAACCTCTGATTGGGAAACTTTTAGGTCTCAATTAAAAGCAAAACCATCAAGTGAgatgaaaattgataataattctattaata TTTCAGGTGCTTTTTCTTCAAGCCCTTGGGGAGAAAATGTTACAGAACCTACACCTAAATTAGAAACTGGTTGGGCTAATTTTGATTCAAGTTTTGGTGAGCCATTGGTGGCTAATGGTGATCCAGTAATTGATCATGAATTGTTTAAAGATATTACTCCACCACTTGTGTTGCCTGAAAATGCAACAATGTCAATAGACAATTTGATAC CCTCACATTTGGAAGATCAAGAGACTAATGGTGATCCAGTAATTGATCATGAATTGTTTCAAGATATTGCTCCATCATTTGTGTTACCTGAAAATGCATCAATGTCAATAGACAATTTGATAC ACTCACATTTGGAAGATCAAGAGATGactgataaaataaatgatgattTACTTGCATCAAATACATCTTTATCTGATCAATTACCCAATGATGTACCATTGGCGGGTAGTTCTCCAAAATCGAGTGTAAAGGATTTGCCTATTGTACCAATTATACCAACCACTTCAGATACGTCTTTAGTTGCAAATTCACATGATGTGAATTCTGTAGATAGGTAA